A genomic stretch from Erigeron canadensis isolate Cc75 chromosome 9, C_canadensis_v1, whole genome shotgun sequence includes:
- the LOC122583905 gene encoding 50S ribosomal protein L18-like, giving the protein MAASCVSFNLHSQFLSKSKPQNPISVSWSSSFPQFNQPLNLISSNRNLKNQGLVVQAAWTRRSRSEAEKRPNKKSWKQRTDMYMRPFQLNVFFSKRFIHAKVMHRGTSKVISVATTNSKDLRNTLPSLIDNEACRVIGRLIAERSKEADVFAVAFEAKKNERIEGRLAIVLDTIKDNGIIFV; this is encoded by the exons ATGGCGGCTTCATGTGTATCTTTCAATCTCCACTCACAATTCTTGTCTAAAAGTAAACCACAAAACCCAATTTCAGTATCATGGTCTTCTTCATTTCCTCAATTTAATCAACCCCTTaacttaatttcatcaaataggAACCTCAAGAATCAG GGATTGGTTGTCCAAGCAGCATGGACACGAAGATCAAGAAGCGAAGCAGAAAAGAGACCAAACAAGAAATCATGGAAACAGAGGACGGATATGTACATGAGACCGTTTCAACTAAatgttttcttttcaaaaagatTCATTCATGCAAAAGTGATGCATAGAGGTACTAGCAAAGTGATATCGGTGGCAACCACAAATTCTAAGGATTTAAGAAACACTTTGCCATCATTGATAGACAACGAGGCTTGCAGAGTCATTGGGAGGTTAATAGCCGAGAGATCAAAAGAAGCAGATGTGTTTGCAGTGGCTTTTGAAGCAAAAAAGAACGAACGAATTGAAGGCAGGCTTGCTATTGTTCTTGATACTATCAAGGATAATGGTATCATATTTGTTTGA
- the LOC122583906 gene encoding uncharacterized protein LOC122583906: protein MSNEYNHTPGFPYPERSFPVHGGAPNGFQMLGEIETSRIRDYLSKRHGHEDQEAKQKRPNKKSWKQRTDMYMRPFQRNVFFSKRFIHAKVMHTGTSKVVSVATTNSKELRNTLPSWIDNEACRVIGRFKAERSKEADVFAVAFEAKKNERIEDRLAIVLDTIKDTYCLKSL from the exons ATGTCAAATGAGTATAATCATACTCCTGGGTTCCCATACCCGGAACGATCCTTCCCAGTCCACGGCGGTGCCCCGAACGGGTTCCAAATGCTTGGGGAAATAGAAACCTCAAGAATCAG GGACTACTTGTCCAAGCGGCATGGACATGAAGATCAAGAAGCGAAGCAGAAAAGACCAAATAAGAAATCATGGAAACAGAGGACGGATATGTACATGAGACCATTTCAACGAAACgttttcttttcaaaaagatTCATTCATGCAAAAGTGATGCATACAGGTACTAGCAAAGTGGTATCGGTGGCCACCACAAATTCAAAGGAATTAAGAAACACTTTGCCATCATGGATAGACAATGAGGCTTGCAGAGTCATTGGGAGGTTTAAAGCCGAGAGATCAAAAGAAGCAGATGTGTTTGCAGTTGCTTTTGAAGCAAAAAAGAACGAACGAATTGAAGACAGGCTCGCTATTGTTCTTGATACCATCAAGGATACTTATTGTTTGAAATCTTTATAA
- the LOC122581391 gene encoding UMP-CMP kinase 4-like: MGTVFDAAKKEETTSALSIEKPKVVFVLGGPGSGKGTQCANIVEHFGYTHLSAGDLLRAEIKSGSENGTMIQNMISEGKIVPSEVTIKLLEKAIVEIDNDKFLIDGFPRNEENRAAFELVTGIVPEFVLFFDCSEEEMERRLLSRNQGRVDDNIDTIRKRFKVFVESSLAVIEYYNSKGKVKKIDAAKPVGEVFEAVKAIFAPVSDKVAA; encoded by the exons ATGGGGACTGTTTTTGATGCTGCAAAAAAG GAAGAAACCACAAGTGCTCTTAGCATCGAAAAGCCCAAAGTTGTCTTTGTGTTAG GAGGCCCCGGAAGTGGTAAGGGTACACAATGTGCAAATATTGTTGAGCACTTTGGGTATACCCATCTTAGTGCTGGAGATCTTCTGCGGGCGGAAATAAAATCTGGTTCTGAAAATgg GACCATGATTCAGAACATGATTTCCGAAGGAAAAATTGTTCCTTCAGAAGTTACAATCAAGCTTCTTGAAAAGGCAATTGTGGAAATTGACAACGACAAATTCCTTATTGATGGGTTTCCTCGTAATGAGGAAAACCGTGCAGCGTTTGAGTTAGTC ACCGGAATTGTGCCTGAGTTTGTTCTTTTCTTTGATTGCTCTGAGGAAGAGATGGAAAGGCGCCTATTGAGCCGCAACCAG GGTAGAGTAGATGATAACATTGACACCATAAGGAAGCGGTTCAAGGTTTTTGTTGAATCTAGTCTTGCTGTTATCGAGTATTACAACTCTAAAGGGAAGGTGAAAAAG ATTGATGCTGCTAAGCCCGTCGGAGAAGTTTTTGAAGCTGTTAAGGCTATTTTCGCCCCTGTCAGTGACAAG GTTGCCGCCTAG
- the LOC122583418 gene encoding uncharacterized protein LOC122583418 — protein MNQGGNVAQRPKSKDPGWKYNNWDMLMTRMLFVATFAGGNFGKGVIDLGGLEVYEAQYFKKIWDTKIGGPNGLGASFYEPTSFPLGFKLLGHFCKPNTMTMFVSVLAAKDTTGDLVDGALIRPVDFRLIWTSKGLDITQLEDGYIWLPIPPIGYRTLGHIVTTSPQKPSVDIVRCVRKDFTDSTEEEHWLWGLKVSNDSSNYVDIYTTKPVNRELSVRAGTFLARGNGFSTHGLACLKMVRTDPYYAMPNSEQIRAMIHTYAPWVYFHPDEEFFPSSVSWFFLNGVELHQMGQGIWPIMENGDNLPTNGSINDAFLDLPSDESKKNEVKKGYLASAMAYIHVKPAFGGTFTDLAIWIFYPFNGGGKFQLGPFTINLGKIGEHVGDWEHITLRIDNFRGILKEIYLSQHSKGKWVSAIEFEFINGTRPIVYASLHGHTHYNTPSYHLHSVVKIDSTDVQMLYDEYFKLNKDSSKIPIVNGEKFAGFGARDDTAKSDNVMDVASSYNVVCVDYKAFELKPWLKYTGRWGPKITYGFAKFIKKEINNLPDKVKALAIKLLNKLPAELLGQEGPQGPKMRDNWLGDERV, from the coding sequence GTGGGAATTTTGGAAAAGGGGTGATTGATCTTGGAGGACTAGAAGTATATGAAGCTCAATATTTCAAGAAAATTTGGGATACAAAAATTGGTGGACCAAATGGTCTTGGTGCATCATTTTATGAACCAACATCCTTCCCATTAGGATTCAAATTGCTTGGCCATTTTTGCAAACCTAACACTATGACCATGTTTGTATCAGTCCTTGCGGCCAAAGACACCACGGGTGACCTGGTCGATGGCGCCTTAATAAGACCCGTCGACTTTAGGCTTATATGGACCAGTAAAGGTTTGGATATCACACAATTAGAAGATGGCTACATTTGGCTCCCAATACCACCCATTGGTTATAGGACCCTTGGTCACATCGTCACGACTTCCCCACAAAAACCCTCAGTCGACATCGTTAGATGTGTTAGAAAAGACTTCACGGATTCAACTGAAGAGGAACATTGGTTATGGGGGTTAAAGGTATCGAATGATTCAAGTAATTATGTCGATATATATACTACAAAACCAGTAAATAGAGAACTAAGTGTTCGGGCAGGGACATTTTTGGCACGAGGTAATGGCTTTAGTACGCACGGGTTAGCATGTTTAAAGATGGTCAGGACAGATCCTTATTATGCTATGCCTAATTCTGAACAGATTAGAGCTATGATCCATACTTATGCTCCATGGGTGTACTTTCATCCTGACGAAGAGTTTTTCCCTTCGTCAGTGTCGTGGTTTTTTCTAAATGGTGTTGAGTTACACCAAATGGGCCAAGGTATTTGGCCTATTATGGAAAATGGTGATAACCTTCCAACCAATGGTTCAATTAATGATGCCTTTCTTGACCTCCCATCTGATGAatctaaaaaaaatgaagttaaaaaaGGGTATTTGGCAAGTGCAATGGCTTACATACACGTGAAGCCAGCATTTGGGGGAACTTTTACGGATCTAGCCATATGgatattttacccttttaacgGCGGAGGTAAGTTTCAACTTGGACCTTTTACCATCAACTTAGGGAAGATAGGGGAACATGTCGGCGATTGGGAACATATAACGTTAAGAATCGATAACTTTCGTGGGATTTTAAAAGAGATTTATCTATCTCAACACTCAAAAGGAAAATGGGTAAGTGCTATAGAATTTGAGTTCATAAATGGAACTAGGCCAATAGTGTATGCATCTTTACATGGTCATACACACTACAATACTCCAAGTTATCATCTCCATTCGGTTGTCAAAATTGACTCCACGGACGTacaaatgttatatgatgaatACTTCAAGTTGAATAAGGATTCAAGCAAAATACCAATTGTGAATGGAGAAAAGTTTGCAGGGTTTGGAGCAAGGGATGATACTGCAAAAAGCGACAATGTGATGGATGTTGCATCGAGTTATAACGTTGTTTGTGTGGATTACAAGGCTTTTGAATTGAAACCATGGTTGAAATATACAGGAAGATGGGGTCCTAAGATTACTTATGGATTTGCAAAGTTTATAAAGAAGGAAATAAACAACCTGCCAGACAAAGTGAAAGCACTTGCTATTAAACTTTTGAATAAGCTTCCTGCTGAGTTACTTGGACAAGAAGGGCCTCAAGGTCCAAAGATGAGAGACAATTGGCTTGGGGATGAAAGGGTTTGA